From the Streptomyces nodosus genome, the window TGAGCACGGCAGCGACGACCGCCACGTCCCCGGCGCCGGCGATGTGTTCCCGCCAAACATGGCCTTCTCCGGCGACCTTCATCACCTGACCGTGCCAGAAGGTCAGTTCGACGTTGTCGCCGGACTGGAATTCCTCGGCGGCCTCGTACGAAACCCGGACTCGCTTCACCGGCCGGCCGTCCATGAAGTACAGCCAGCTCGGCTGCTTGGGCTGGTGGGCGTCGGTCCGCGCGATCACGGCCGGCAGGGTGGTGAGGCATTCGCCACGTTCCGTGACGGGACTCTCGGCGGTGCACGGGGTCGCCGACTTCCACTCCCGCATGTGCGACCCGGCGCTCGGCACGAATACCGCCGCCACGCCCGCGCTCACGAGCAGCAGCGCGCACGCGATCAGCGACCCGACCCAGCCGGCCCCGGCGGTGCCGGGAGAGACGACGGCGATATGGCTCGACTCCGGGGTTCCGTAGTGGCGGTGGAGCGCGCGGAGTCCCTCCAGCTTCGCGTCGAAGTCCGGATCGTGGGACTTCACGGACGTCGGGAGGGGCAGGTGCCGCCTGTGTCCGTCGCGCAGCACCAGGCCGACGCGACGGGACTTCCCTCCGTTTTTTATGTACTTCAGACGTACGCGCAGGTCGGCGACATCGCGCCACGGCACGCTCCGGCGGCGCAACAGTGTCCGGGAGTGCAGGCCGTACGCGTCGGCGCGCACCTGGGCGGTCACCGCGTGGAGAGCCGCGATCCCCACCAGGGCAAGGAGCAGGCCGACGCCCACCCCCACGTCCAGGAACCCGCCCCCGAACGCCGCACGCCCGGCGGCCAGGAGCGCCCCGGCCGCACCGAGTCCGACGAAGAACCACAGAGGGCGCTTGCTGGAGGGACGGCAGACCACTTCACCGGCATCGTTCACGCACGGAATCCTTCCATCGGCCGGGCCGCACGCGCTTGTGCGGTGTTCGGCAGCGTCCGGCGAGCGACGCTGCCGGGTTGCGGAAGGGCGAAGCTCCGTTCGTCGCGTGTCACGGCAGGAGCCAGGCGCCCGCTCCTGACGCTGTCCTCCGGGCCTGCCGCGTCACCAACCTGCCGCGACAGCGCACCCAGATCCTGTTGCGAAAGGCGATCTGGCCCACTTTTGAACGTCTTGGCGCGCACATAAGGTGGTCGGGACATGGCAGCCGGGCTGGGTGTGGGTGAGGGAGGGGTTGGCATCGACCGGGTGGAAGTCAACGGTGTCGAGGCGGACAGCGAGGACCTCAAGGTGCTCATGCGGGTCAGCTACGCGCATTTCACCTCGATGCAGGTGCGGGGCGGTGCGGTCCGGGGGCTGGATCTGCACCTGAGACGGTTGGACGAGAGCGCGCGCGGGTTGTTCGGCAGGGGCCTGGACGCCGAGCGGGTGCGGGGATGTGTGCGGCACGCCCTCGAAGGGGGCCCGGAGGCGGTATCGGTCCGGGTGACCGTCTTCTCCCGGAGGCTGGATGCCGTGCTGCGCGGCGAGGCCGTGGAGCCGGAGCTGGCGGTGGCGACGAGCGCCCCGGCTGAGGCGCAGAGCGAGCCGATGCGACTGCGGGCGGTGGAGTACGAACGGGACCTGCCTCATGTGAAACACGTGGGGACGTTCGGGCTCATTCATGGCCGACGGCAGGCGGTGCTCTCCGGGTACGACGACGTACTGTTCACCGATCGGTACGGCCGGATCAGCGAGGCGTCGGTCTGGAACATCGGCTTCTACGACGGGGAGCGAGTGATCTGGCCGGAGGCCGCGGTGCTGCCGGGCATCACGATGCAGCTGCTGCAGCGGGGGCTGGAGGCCAAGGGCATCCCCTCAGAGCGGCGTGAGGTCCGGCTCGATGACATCGTGGCCCGTGCGTCCGGCTCCCCGGTCCTCGCTGCCTTCCTGACGAACTCGATCTCGCCGGCCCTTCCGGTCGCGAGCATCGACGGGGCAGCACTGGCCGTCGAATCGGCGGTCACGGACCTGCTCGTGGACTGCTACGAGAGCAATCCCTGGGAAACCGTCTAGGGGTGCTGGGGAAGGGCTGGTCACAGTCGCTTGTCGAGGACTGCGACCAGCACGCTCGCAGTCCTGGCGCGCGGCGGGGCCGCCACGGGGCCGGTTGCGGCGCGGGCTCAGGCGCCCACGGTTCCGTCGATGCCCTCACGCAGAAGGTCCGCGTGCCCGTTGTGCCGGCCGTATTCCAGGAGGACGTGCACCATCACCATCCGCAGCGACACCTCCTCGCGCCACCTCGGCTGATGGCCGACCCGGTCCAGGGACTCGCTCTCGCGCTCGATGCGGCGCGAGTCGGCCACCTCGGCCTCCCAGGCCGTGAACGCCTCCTGTCGGGTCGACCCGCTCGCGTCGTACGCGGCCTGGAAGTCGATCTTGTCGGACCAGACCATGGGCGCGTCGTTGTCCTCGAACACCCGGCGGAACCAGGCACGCTCCACCTCCGCCATGTGCCGCACCAGACCGAGCAGCGAGAGCGTGGACGGCGGCATCGACCGCTGCCGCAGCTCCTCGTCGGTGAGCCCTTCACACTTCATGGCGAGGGTCGCGCGATGGTAGTCGAGGAAGGCCCGCAGCATCTCGCGTTCGCTGCCGAAACTGGGCGGTCCTGTGCGGTTGTCGCTGGTCATCGTCGGGGCTCCTCGTCCGTGGCTGCGTGCAGGGCCAGTATCGTCCCGCCGACCGCGGAAAAGGGTGCGGCCCCCACTCGTCGGGGAGTGGGGGCCGCGGGTGCCGGACAGCGGGGAGGTCACCAGGTGACGGGCAGTTCGGTGAGGCCGCCGTTGAGCTGGCCGGAGGTCACCTGGAGCTCCTCCACCGAGCTGGCCAGCTTCAGACCGGGCAGCCGGGTGAACAGCTGCGTGTAGGCGGTCTTCAGCATCATCCGGGCCAGCGGGGCACCGATGCAGTGCCACATGCCGTGCCCGAACGTCAGGTGCTCGTTGGGCGAGCGGCGGATGTCGAAGAGGTCCGCGTCGTCGAAGACCGCCTCGTCGAAGTTGACCAGCGTGAAGTCGAGCAGCACCAGGTCGCCGGTGCGAATGGTGACGTCGGCGATCTCGATGTCGTCGGTGGCGTAGCGCGGCAGCGCGGCGCCCGAGCCGCCGGCCTTCGCGGCCCGCAGGATCTCCTCGACGCCGCTCCTCATCAGCTTCTCGTCGGCGAGTGCCTCCTTCAGCTGGTCCGGGTACTGCGTGAACAGCACGACGCCCAGGTCGACATGGGTGGCAACGCTGTCGAGGCCGGCGAAGAGCAGGCTCGCGGCGATGGGGCCGATGCGCTCGTCCTCCGGGACCGTCTCGCACAGCCGGGAGATCACGTCGTCGCCGGGTTCGGCCCGCTTGCGGCCGGCCAGGTCGGTCAGCAGCCCGAACAGCTTCGCCTGGCTCCTGGCGACGCTCTCCGCGTCGTTCAGCGTGGCCATCTCGCCCAGCACCGCGAGGAGTTGGCCCTGCTCCTGCAGCGGGATGCCGATCAGGGCGCACAGCACGGTCAGCGAGTACGGCAGCGAGAAGTTGCCCCGCAGATCGGCGGGTTGTTCCTGGGCGGCGAAGCCGTTCAGGATCTGCTCCGCGATCCCCTCCACCATGGGCATCATGTTGAGCACCCGGCGGGCGGAGAACTGCGGGGTGAGCAGGGTGCGCAGCTCGGCGTGCGCGGCGCGGGCCGCCTCCACGTCGTCCATGATGAGCAGGTCCATCAAGGGGCTCTTGACGTAGCGGGGCGCGTTGGCCGGGTCGGCGTGCGCACGGGCCAGGCGCTCGTCGTGCAGCAGCTGCTTCAGCTCGGCGTGCCGGGTCACCAGCCAGCCCTCGTCGCCGGCCGGGGTGCGGATCTTGGTGACGGGAGCACGCATCTGGAGCTCGCGCAGCAGCGGGCTGAGGCGGAGCACCGAAGGCGCGGCATCCTCGAGAGAGGGCGGCGGTGTCGGGTTGACCATGGGACTGCTACTCCTTGGGAGAGTGGTGAGGTGCGCGGTTACCCGGCTGCGGGGCCGCTGCGCGTCCGGGGCGACGCCGTGTGAGGGCGGCGCCCCGGACGCGGTGGGGCGGTGAGGACCCGGCCGGGGTGGCGTGCACCGGCCGGACCCGGCTCAGGCCTCGCCGGCCGGAAGTTCGGCGAGCCAGTTCTCTATGGCCTCGGCGGTCAGATCCGAGTGCTCCATGGCCAGGGACAGATGGTCGGCCTCGATGTCACGCACCACGTCCGCCGGCACCGCGGAGGTGTCCAGCATGAAGCCGTTGTTGGCCTGTGTGGCGCGCAGGAGCAGGGTGGGGGCGGTCGTGGCGGGCGCGTCGATGTCCGTCATCGCCATGAACCAGTGCGCCATCGCGGACATCCGGGCGCTGTTGAGCGTCACGGACGGCGAGTCGATGTCGGCGAGGTAGAAGCGGGTCGTCTGGTCGAGGTTGTTGCCCTCCGAGGGGTTGTACCGGATGGACGCCGTGTCGAGCAGGACGACCGCCTCCGGCTTCACGCCCCAGGTGTCCTCCAGCACCCCGGCCGCGAGGTAGGCGAGGGAACCGCCGGTGGAGTGGCCCACCATCACGAACGGTTCGCCGTCGCTCGCCATCAGGACGCTCTCGGCGACGATCCGGGCCGCCGCCTCACTGGTGGCGGGCAGCAGCTCGCCGGGGGCGAAGCCCATCAGCGGTATCGCCGACACATGGCGCTTGCCGCGGAAGTGGGCGGCGATGCGCGCGTACTGGTGGACACCGCCGGTGGCGCCGGGCGCGCTGACGAAGATCAGCCGCGGGGAGCCGGGCCCCGTGGCCAGGGTGACGGCCTCGGACAGCTCCTCCAGGTCCGCGGGCGTCTCGAAGGTGGGCCGGGTGTTGGCGACCGCCTTCAGCATCCGCATCGCCTCGACGAGCTTGCCGCCGCGCACCGCGTTGTGGAACAGGCCGACCAGGGTGTCGTCGGGATGCACCGTGGTGCCGGCGACGGCGGTGCCGGACGCGGGGCCGGAGGCGGACAGGTCGCCCAGTTCCTCGTTGAGGTGGCGGGCCAGCTTCACCGGCGTCTTGCTGTCGAAGACCACCGACGTCGGCAGGCGCAGCCCGAGGAGTTCGCCGAGCTGGTTGCGCAGGCTGACCGAGACCAGCGAGTCGAAGCCCAGCTCCAGGAAGCCGCGCTCGGGGTCGACGGCGGCGGGGTCGGCGTGGCCGAGCAGGCCCGCGGTGAAGCCGACGACCAGCTCGGTGAGCAGCTTCTCCCGGCCCGCGGTGTCGAGCGTGCGCAGCCCGTCGAGCACGGTCTTGGGCGAGCGGTCCGCGGCGGCGGTGCGCCGGGGGCGCGGCACCAGGTCGCGCCAGAGCGCGGGCAGCGTCTGCTGGACCTGGAGTCCGGTGACATTGATCCGGGTGGGCACGACCATCGGCTCGGTGCGGGCCAGGGCGGCGTCGAACAGGGCGAGGCCGTCCTCGAGGCTCATCGGCGGGGTGCCGCCGCGGTCCATCCGCCCCAGGTCGGTGTCGCTGACCTGGCTGGTCATGCCGCTGCCGCGGCCCCAGGGCCCCCAGGCGAGGGACAGACCGGGCAGACCGGCCGCCCTGCGCCGGTGGGCGAGCGCGTCCAGGGAGGCGTTGGCGGCGGCGTAGTTGGCCTGGCCGGGGCCGCCGATGACGCCGGAGATCGAGGAGTACAGCACGAACGCGGCGAGGTCCTGGCCGAGGGTCGCCTCGTGCAGGTGCAGGGCCGCGTCGGCCTTGGGGCGCAGCACACCAGCCAGTTGTTCCGGGGTGAGCGAGCCGGTCAGGGCGTCGTCCAGGACACCCGCGGTGTGCACGACGGCGGTCAGCGGGTGCTCGGCGGGCACCGACGCGACGAGCGTGTCGACCGCGTCGCGGTCGCCGACGTCGCAGGCGGAGACGGTCACCTGGGCTCCCAGGCCGGTCAGCTCGGCGACCAGTTCGGACGTGCCGGGCGCGTCCGGGCCGCGGCGGCTCGCCAGCAGCAGGTGACGGGCGCCCCGGCTGGTGACCAGGTGCCGGGCGAGCGCGGCGCCGAGGCCGCCGGTGCCGCCGGTGATCAGGACGGTGCCGTCGGGGTTCCAGTCGGCGGCGGGGGCGTCGTCGGCCGGGCGCGGCAGCCGGGCGAGCCGGGCGGCGCGGACCTGGTAGTCGCGGACCGCGAGCTGCTGCTCGTCGAGCGTCAGCACGTCGGGCAGTACTCCGGCGGACAGGAAGGTGTCGTCGAGGTCGACGAGCAGCAGGCTGCCGGGGTTCTCGGTCTGCGCGGAGCGCACCAGGCCCCAGACGGCCGCGCCGGCCGGGTCCAGGACGTCCTCGTCGTCGAGGGCGACGGCGCGGCGGGTGACGAAGACCAGGCGGGTGCCGGAGAGCCGGGGCTCGGACAGCCACTCCTGGAGGTAGCCGAGGACCCGGGTGGTGAGGGCGTGCACGCCCTCCGCTCCGGCGTCCTTCTCGCCTGCGAGCGGGATCAGGAACACATCGGGGGCGACCCCGCTGTCGCCGATGGCGCCGCCGAGGGACTCCGCGTAGGCGGTGACGGTCTCGTCGGCGCGGTGCATGGCGTAGCCGAGGTCGAGTTCGTCGGAGCCGACGACGGCCCAGCGGGTGCCGGTGGCGCGCTCCGAGGCCTTGACGGGCACCCACTTCAGCCCGAACAGGTCGCCCCGGCCGGTGGCGGCCGGGGTGTCGGCGGTGCCGTCCGGGGTGCCGAGACGCACGGTCTCGGCGGTCAGGACGAGGTTGCCCGCGGGGTCGACGGCGGTGAGGTCGACGGTGTCGGGCCCGGTGGTGCTCAGCCGTACGCGCAGCGCGGTGGCGCCGGTGGCGTGCAGGGTGAGCCCCTCGAAGGCGGCGGGCTCGCCGGCCGTGGTGCCGTCGAGGACGGCGGCGGCGCGCAGGGCGGTGGACAGCAGCGCGGGGTGCAGTCCGAAGCCGCTGTCGGGTCCTGCGGGCAGCTCGGCCTCGGCGAACACCTCGCCCTCGTGCCGCCACACCCCGGTGAGGCCGCTGAAGAGCGGGCCGAGGGCGCGTCCTTCGGACTCCAGCTCCGTGAGCGGGACCTGACGGGCGTCGGCGGGCGGCCACTCCACAAGGTCCGCGGCGGTGTCCTCGGCGCCCTCGTCGGGGGCGAGGACACCACGGGCGTACGTGGTCCAGGGGGCGTCGTCCGCGGTCGCCGGGCGGGCGTGCACGGAGAGCGTCCGCCGGCCGGAGGCGTCCTCGGGGCCGACGCGCACCTGGAGCAGCACCGCGTCGCGGTCGCCGAGGGTCAGCGGGGCGAGCAGGTCGAGCCGGTCCAGGCGGGGGGTGCCGTTCTCGTCGCCCGCACGGACCGCGATCTCCACGAGGGCCGTGCCGGGGACGGTGATCCGGCCGTCGACGCGGTGCTCGGTGAGCCAGGGGTGGGTCAGCGGCGAGAGCCGTCCGGTGAGGACGGACTCGTCGGCCTCGGCGAGGGTGACGGTGGCGCTGAGCAGCGGGTGCCCGGCGGCGCCGAGGCCCAGTCCGGCGGGGTCGCCGGAGCGGGCGCGCACGGTGGGCCAGTACCGGCCGCGCTGGAAGGCGTAGGTCGGCAGGTCCACGGACTCCGGGCGGCCGGGCAGGGTGCCCTCGAACACGGCGTCCCAGTCGGCCGCGGTGCCCCGGGTCCACAGGGTGCCGAGGGCGGCGAGCACGGAGGCCTCCTCCGGCTGGTCCTTGCGCAGCGCGGGCACGGCAGAGACCCCGGCCTCCTGGGTGTTCTCACCGACGAGCGCGGACAGCACGCCGCCCGGGCCGACCTCCAGGAAGGTCCGGGCGCCCTCGTCGACGAGGGTGCGCACGGCGTCGGCGAAGCGGACGGCCTGCCGGGCGTGGCACACCCAGTAGTGCGGCGTGGCCAGTTCCTCGGCGGCGACGACGTCGCCGGTGAGGGTGGAGACGACGGGTACCGACGGCTCGCCGAAGGTGAGCTTCGCGACGACGTCCCGGAAGGCGTCGAGCATCGGGTCGACGAGCGGGGAGTGGAAGGCGTGGCTCACGGAGAGCCGCGTGGTGCGCCGGTCCTGCTTCCGGAAGTGCTCGGCGACGGCGAGGACGGCGTCCTCGGCGCCGGAGACCACCACGGAATCGGGGCCGTTGACCGAGGCGAGCGAGACCCGCTCGTCGAGCAGCGGCCGCACCTCGGCCTCGGTGGCGCGCAGCGCGACCATGGCTCCGCCGGCCGGCAGGTCCCGCATCAGGCCGGCGCGGGCGGCAACCAGGGTGCAGGCGTCCTCCAGGGACAGTGCGCCGGCCACATGCACGGCGGCGATCTCCCCGACGGAGTGTCCGGCGAGGTGGTCGGGGCGCAGACCCCAGGAGGCGAACAGGCGGTAGAGGGCGACCTCCACGGCGAACAGCGCGGGCTGGGTGTGGCCGGTGTCGTCGAGGGCCACGGGGTCCTCGCCCCAGATGACGTCGCGCAGCGAGTGGCCGAGGCGCTCGTCGAGGAGGGCGAGGGTCTCGTCCAGGGCGGCGGCGAACACCGGGAAGCGGGCGTGGAGTTCACGGCCCATGCCGAGGCGCTGGGCGCCCTGCCCGGAGAACAGCACGGCCAGCCCGGGGCGGTCGCCGGAGGGGACGGTGCCGCGTGCGGCCTCGGTGAGATTGCCGTCCGCGGCGACCAGCAGCGCCCGGTGTTCGAAGGGGGTGCGGGTGACGGCCAGGGCGTGGCCGACGGCGACGGGGTCGGCGCCGGACGCGGCGAGCGGCCGCACCTTCTCCAGCTGGGCGTCGAGGGCGTCGGCGGTACGGGCCGACACGGGCCACGGCACGGCGCCCGGGACGACCGGCTCGGGCCGCTGCTCGGCGTCGGTGTCCTCCTCGGCCGCGGGGGCCTCTTCGAGGATGACATGGGCGTTGGTGCCGCTGATGCCGAAGGACGACACACCGGCCCGGCGCGTCTGCTCGCCCTCGGGCCAGGGGGTGGCCTCGGTGAGCAGGCTGACGTGTCCTGCGTCCCAGTCGACGTGTGTGGACGGCGCGTCGATGTGCAGGGTGCGGGGCAGCAGCCCGTGGCGCAGGGCCAGGACCATCTTGATGACGCCCGCGGCGCCGGCGGCGGCCTGGGTGTGGCCGATGTTGGACTTCACCGTGCCGAGGCGCAGCGGACGGCTCGCGTCGCGGTCCTGGCCGTAGGTGGCGAGCAGGGCCTGCGCCTCGATGGGGTCGCCGAGGGTGGTGCCGGTGCCGTGCGCCTCGACGGCGTCGACGTCGGCGGGCGAGAGCCCGGCGGAGGCCAGCGCGTCGCGGATGACGCGCTGCTGGGCGGGCCCGTTGGGGGCGCTGAGGCCGTTGGAGGCGCCGTCCTGGTTCACGGCGGAGCCGCGCAGCACGGCGAGCACCGGGTGGCCCTTGCGCCGGGCCTCGGAGAGCCGTTCGACGAGGATCATGCCGACGCCCTCGGACCAGCCGGTGCCGTCGGCGGAGTCGGCGAACGCCTTGCAGCGGCCGTCCGTGGCGAGGCCGCCCTGGAGGCTGAAGCCCACGAAGCTGGACGAGGTGGTCATGACGGTGACACCGCCGGCCAGCGCGAGGTCGGCCTCGCCGGAGCGCACCGACTGGGCGGCCAGGTGCAGGGCGACCAGGGCCGAGGAGCACGCGGTGTCGAGGGTGACGGCGGGTCCTTCGAAGCCGAGCGCAAAGGACAGCCGGCCGGACATCACGCTGGCGGCCAGGCCGTTGCCCGCGTAGCCGCCCATGTCGTCGTCGGAGGCGAGGACGAGGTGGGCGTAGTCCTGCGAGTTGGTGCCGACGAACACGCCGGTGCGGCTGCCGCGGAGGCTGCCGGGGGCGATCCCGGCACGCTCCACGGCCTCCCAGGCGGTCTCCAGGAGCAGCCGCTGCTGCGGGTCCATGGCCAGCGCCTCGCGGGGCGAGATGTCGAAGAACCCCGGGTCGAAGTCGGCCACGTCGTGCAGGAAACCTCCCTCCTGCGTGCTGCTGCCGCCCGCTCCGTCGCCGGCCAGCGTCTCCAGGTCCCAGCCGCGGTCGGCGGGGAACCCGGAGATGGCGTCGCGGCCGTCGGCGAGCATCTCCCAGAGGTCCTCCGGGGAACGCACACCGCCGGGGAAGCGGCACGCCATGCCGACGATCGCCACGGGCTCGTGGCGGCCCGACTCGGCTTCCTGGAGGCGCCTGCGGGTCTGGTGGAGATCCGCCGTGACCCACTTCAGGTAATCGACGAGCTTACTTTCGTCCGGCATCGTCCGTTGAACCTTCCTCAGATGTTTCGCACGTAGTTGGGGTGGGCCCGGGTCAGGAATCCGACGACCGGCCGAGTTCGTTGTCGATGAAGGCGAAGATCTCCTCGGCGCTCGCCGCCTCGATCCGCTCCTCGACGGCCGGTCCGTTCCCGTCCGAGCCGGTGCCGTCCCAGGCGGCCAGCAGCCGCCGCAGCCGGCCCTCGACCCCGCGGCGGACGGCCTCGTCCACGCCGTCGGCGGACAGTTCCGCCTCCAGCCGGTCGAGCGCCGCCAGCGGGGATGCGGCGGTGCCGCTGCGGTCCTGGCCCGTCAGGGAGTCGGCCAGGTGCCGGGCGACGGCGGCGGGCGTCGGGTGGTCGAAGACCAGCGTGGACGGCAGCCGCACACCGGTGGCCGCGGAGAGCCGGGTGCGCAGTTCGACCGCCATCAGCGAGTCGAAGCCCAGCCGGCTGAAGTCCCGGTCGGCGGGGACCGCGTCGGCCCCGGAGTGACCGAGCACCCCGGCCGTCTCCTGGCGGACCAGGCCGACGAGGGTTTCGTGCCGCTGCTCGGCGCCGAGGCCGGCCAGTCGGCGGGTGAGCCCGTCGGCGCCGGCCGTGGCCGCCGCGCGACGCCGGGCGCGGACCAGGGAGCGCAGCACCGCGGGCACCTCGCCGGCGTCGGGGGCCGCGGCGGACCGGGAGACCCGGATCGCCACGGCCAGCGCCTCGTCGTGGCCGTTCGCCGCGTCGAACAGGGCGAGGCCCTGTCGTTCGGTGAGCGGCGGCATCCCGGAGCGTTCCATGCGCTCGAGGTCGGCGTCGCTGAGCGTGCCGGTCATGCCGGCGCCCTGGCCCCACGGTCCCCAGGCGAGCGACAGGGCGGGCAGGCCCTGGGCCGCACGGTGCGCGGCGAGCGCGTCGAGGAACGTGTTGGCGGCAGCGTAGTTGCCCTGTCCGGGGCCGCCGGTGACGCCGGCCACGGAGGAGTACAGGACGAATCCGGCGAGCGGCAGGGCCCGGGTCGCCTGGTGCAGATGCCAGGCGGCGTCCGCCTTGGGCCGCAGCACGGTGTCGAGCTGTTCGGCGGTGAGGGTGCCGATCGTGGCGTCGTCGAGGACGCCCGCCGTGTGCACGACCGCGGTCAGCGGGTGCTCGGCCGGCAGCCCGGCGAGCAGCGCGTCGACGGCGGACCGGTCGGAGACGTCGCAGGCCCGTACGGTGACCTCGGCGCCGAGCGCGGAGAGTTCCTTGCTCAGGGCGGTGGCCCCGGGTGCGTCGGGTCCGCGGCGGCCGGCCAGCAGCAGGTGCTTGATGCCGTGGCCGGTGACCAGGTGGCGGGCGAGTACGGCGCCGAGGCCTCCGGTGCCGCCGGTGATCAGTACGGTGCCGTCGCGGTCCCAGGCACGGACCTGGTCGGCGGCCGGGGCGGGCGTGGCCTCGGTGCGGGTGAGGCGGGCGACGGTGAGCGCGCCGCCGCGGACGGCGGCCTGGGTCTCGCCCGCGTCGAACAGGGCGGGCAGCGAGGCCAGGACGGCGGCGTCGGTCGCCTCGGCCGCGTCGGCCGGGTCGAGGTCGAGGAGCAGGAAGCACCCCGGGTTCTCGGACTGGGCGGAGCGGACCAGGCCCCAGACGGCTGCGGCCGCCAGATCGGTCACGTCCTCCCGGCCGGCCGCGACGGCGCCACGGGTGACGATCGCGAGGCGGGAGTCCGCGGTGCGGGGGTCGGAGGTCCAGCGGCGCAGCAGGTCCAGCACCCTCGTGGTGGCGGCGCGGACCGCGGCGGGCAGGTCGTGCCCCGCGGTGGGGCCGCCCTCGACCGGCAGCAGCATCAGCGACGGCAGGGGTGCCCCGCTGTCCAGCAGTTCGGCGAGCGAGTCCGCGCGGGTGACGAGGACGTTGTCCACCGCGGCGAGCGCGGTGTCCAGGCCGGGCAGCGCGTCGCCGAGCACCGTCCAGGGGCCGCTGTCGCCGGAGCGCGGGGCCGGGGCGGGCGCGACCCAGTCCAGGGCGAGCAGCGCGGCGTCGTCCGTGGCGGGGGCGCCGGTGACGGGTGCGGCGACGGTGGCGCCCAGGGTGACCGAGGCCACCGAGAGCACCGGGCCGCCCTGTGGGTCGGTCGCCTCCAGCGCCCAGGTGTCGTCGCCGGTGGCGGTGAGCCGTACCCGCAGGAGGACGGGGTGCGCGGCGTGCAGGACGAGCCCGTCCCAGGCGACGGCGTCGAGGGTGTCGTCTCCGGATCCGCCCCCGTCTCCTTCGAGGAGGACGGCGGCGCGGACCGCGGTGTCCAGGAGCGCCGGGTGCAGGGCGAACGCCTGCTCGGCCGGGCTCTGTTCGGTGATCTCGACCTCGGCGAAGACGTCCCCGCCGCGCCGCCAGGCGGCGCGCAGCACGGACGGGCCGGTGGGTTCGGGCAGCTCGTCGACCGGGGTGGCGTCGGCGGGCGGCCATACGGTGTCGGGCGTGGCGGCGGCGGGCGCGTCGGTGAGCATGGCGGTGGCCCGCTCGACCCAGGGGGCGTCGTCGCCGTCGGCGCGGGTGTGCACGGTGAGGGTGCGCCGGCCGGTCTCGTCGGGGACGCCCACCAGTACCTGGAGGCGCTGGGGGCGGTTCCCGGTGAGCGCCAGGGGTGCGCCGACGGTGAGGTTCTCGACGGTGGTGCGGTCGCAGGCCTCGGCGGCGTGCAGCGCGAGTTCGGCGAGGACCGCGGTGGGCAGGATGGTGGTGCCGTTCTCCGTGCGGCCGGTGAGCCAGGGCTGTGCGGCGGCGGACAGGCGCCCGCTGAGCAGCGTCTCGTCCGAGCCGGCGACCGATGTGGCGGCGGTGAGCAGCGGGTGCCCTCCGGCGTCCAGGCCCAGTCCGCCCGCGTCGCCGGGAGCGGCGGTGGTGTCGGGCCAGAAGCGGGTGCCCTGGAAGGCGTAGGTGGGCAGTTCGACGGTGCGGGCGCCGGTGCCGGCGAAGTGGGCGCTCCAGTCGGTGTCCAGGCCCGCGGTGTGCAGCCGGGCCAGGGCGGTGAGGACGGACACGGTCTCGTCGCGGTCCTTGCGCAGCGCCGGCACGACGACGGTGCCGGTGTCGGGCAGGGAGGCGGCGGCGAGCGCGGAGAGCACTCCGTCGGGGCCGATCTCCAGGAAGGCGGTCACACCCCGGTCGGCGAGCGCGCGGACACCGTCGGCGAAGCGCACCGCCTCACGGACGTGGCGCACCCAGTAGTCGGGGTGGGTGTGGGTGCCCGCGGAGGCGACCTCACCGGTCAGATTGGACACGACCGGGATCCGCGGCTCGTGGT encodes:
- a CDS encoding type I polyketide synthase; amino-acid sequence: MPDESKLVDYLKWVTADLHQTRRRLQEAESGRHEPVAIVGMACRFPGGVRSPEDLWEMLADGRDAISGFPADRGWDLETLAGDGAGGSSTQEGGFLHDVADFDPGFFDISPREALAMDPQQRLLLETAWEAVERAGIAPGSLRGSRTGVFVGTNSQDYAHLVLASDDDMGGYAGNGLAASVMSGRLSFALGFEGPAVTLDTACSSALVALHLAAQSVRSGEADLALAGGVTVMTTSSSFVGFSLQGGLATDGRCKAFADSADGTGWSEGVGMILVERLSEARRKGHPVLAVLRGSAVNQDGASNGLSAPNGPAQQRVIRDALASAGLSPADVDAVEAHGTGTTLGDPIEAQALLATYGQDRDASRPLRLGTVKSNIGHTQAAAGAAGVIKMVLALRHGLLPRTLHIDAPSTHVDWDAGHVSLLTEATPWPEGEQTRRAGVSSFGISGTNAHVILEEAPAAEEDTDAEQRPEPVVPGAVPWPVSARTADALDAQLEKVRPLAASGADPVAVGHALAVTRTPFEHRALLVAADGNLTEAARGTVPSGDRPGLAVLFSGQGAQRLGMGRELHARFPVFAAALDETLALLDERLGHSLRDVIWGEDPVALDDTGHTQPALFAVEVALYRLFASWGLRPDHLAGHSVGEIAAVHVAGALSLEDACTLVAARAGLMRDLPAGGAMVALRATEAEVRPLLDERVSLASVNGPDSVVVSGAEDAVLAVAEHFRKQDRRTTRLSVSHAFHSPLVDPMLDAFRDVVAKLTFGEPSVPVVSTLTGDVVAAEELATPHYWVCHARQAVRFADAVRTLVDEGARTFLEVGPGGVLSALVGENTQEAGVSAVPALRKDQPEEASVLAALGTLWTRGTAADWDAVFEGTLPGRPESVDLPTYAFQRGRYWPTVRARSGDPAGLGLGAAGHPLLSATVTLAEADESVLTGRLSPLTHPWLTEHRVDGRITVPGTALVEIAVRAGDENGTPRLDRLDLLAPLTLGDRDAVLLQVRVGPEDASGRRTLSVHARPATADDAPWTTYARGVLAPDEGAEDTAADLVEWPPADARQVPLTELESEGRALGPLFSGLTGVWRHEGEVFAEAELPAGPDSGFGLHPALLSTALRAAAVLDGTTAGEPAAFEGLTLHATGATALRVRLSTTGPDTVDLTAVDPAGNLVLTAETVRLGTPDGTADTPAATGRGDLFGLKWVPVKASERATGTRWAVVGSDELDLGYAMHRADETVTAYAESLGGAIGDSGVAPDVFLIPLAGEKDAGAEGVHALTTRVLGYLQEWLSEPRLSGTRLVFVTRRAVALDDEDVLDPAGAAVWGLVRSAQTENPGSLLLVDLDDTFLSAGVLPDVLTLDEQQLAVRDYQVRAARLARLPRPADDAPAADWNPDGTVLITGGTGGLGAALARHLVTSRGARHLLLASRRGPDAPGTSELVAELTGLGAQVTVSACDVGDRDAVDTLVASVPAEHPLTAVVHTAGVLDDALTGSLTPEQLAGVLRPKADAALHLHEATLGQDLAAFVLYSSISGVIGGPGQANYAAANASLDALAHRRRAAGLPGLSLAWGPWGRGSGMTSQVSDTDLGRMDRGGTPPMSLEDGLALFDAALARTEPMVVPTRINVTGLQVQQTLPALWRDLVPRPRRTAAADRSPKTVLDGLRTLDTAGREKLLTELVVGFTAGLLGHADPAAVDPERGFLELGFDSLVSVSLRNQLGELLGLRLPTSVVFDSKTPVKLARHLNEELGDLSASGPASGTAVAGTTVHPDDTLVGLFHNAVRGGKLVEAMRMLKAVANTRPTFETPADLEELSEAVTLATGPGSPRLIFVSAPGATGGVHQYARIAAHFRGKRHVSAIPLMGFAPGELLPATSEAAARIVAESVLMASDGEPFVMVGHSTGGSLAYLAAGVLEDTWGVKPEAVVLLDTASIRYNPSEGNNLDQTTRFYLADIDSPSVTLNSARMSAMAHWFMAMTDIDAPATTAPTLLLRATQANNGFMLDTSAVPADVVRDIEADHLSLAMEHSDLTAEAIENWLAELPAGEA